One window of Quercus robur chromosome 12, dhQueRobu3.1, whole genome shotgun sequence genomic DNA carries:
- the LOC126709151 gene encoding uncharacterized protein LOC126709151, giving the protein MSSGSKKSPSNGFEKALTSEEEQTKIKEVRRLIGQLPDKLSIYCSDACIARYLRARNWHVKKATKMLKASLKWRLEYKPEEIRWEDIVNEAETGKIYRSTSIDKHGRTVLVMRPSRQNTKSIKGQIKYLVYCMENAILNLAPDQEQMVWLIDFEGFNLSNISVKVTRETAHVLQECYPERLGLAILYNPPKFFEPFWMVVKPFLEPKTANKVKFVYSDDLNSKKIMEDIFDMEHLEFAFGGNDSMGFDINKYAERMREDDKKIPAFWTREHPASTALQPSLPCALDSINLNSVSVSDASDDEKTDCSPSLQVELEAVSPGENMVATNGSKHAI; this is encoded by the exons atgAGTTCGGGGTCAAAGAAGTCCCCTTCAAATGGCTTTGAGAAGGCTCTGACATCTGAAGAGGAGCAGACTAAG ATTAAGGAGGTGAGAAGGTTGATAGGGCAATTGCCTGATAAGCTGTCTATTTATTGTTCTGATGCATGCATCGCAAGATATCTACGAGCACGTAACTGGCATGTCAAGAAAGCAACTAAAATGCTGAAAGCGTCCTTAAAGTGGAGATTAGAGTACAAACCAGAAGAGATACGCTGG GAGGACATTGTGAATGAAGCAGAGACAGGGAAAATCTACAGATCAACTTCTATTGACAAGCATGGGAGAACAGTCCTTGTCATGAGACCTAGTCGCCAG AACACAAAGTCGATAAAAGGACAAATCAAGTATTTGGTGTATTGCATGGAGAATGCTATTTTAAACCTGGCACCAGACCAAGAACAGATGGTCTGGCTAATTGATTTTGAGGGTTTCAATTTGTCAAATATTTCCGTGAAGGTGACTCGAGAAACTGCCCATGTTTTGCAAGAATGTTATCCTGAACGCCTTGGTCTGGCAATATTATACAACCCACCTAAGTTTTTCGAGCCATTCTGGATG GTGGTGAAGCCCTTTTTAGAGCCCAAAACTGCAAATAAAGTCAAGTTTGTTTACTCTGATGACCTCAACTCCAAGAAAATAATGGAGGATATATTTGATATGGAACACCTTGAGTTTGCATTTGGTGGAAATGATAGCATGGGGTTTGACATAAATAAATATGCTGAAAGGATGAGAGAAGATGACAAAAAGATACCAGCTTTTTGGACAAGAGAACACCCTGCCTCAACAGCACTACAACCATCTCTGCCATGTGCTTTAGATTCAATCAACTTAaattctgtttctgtttctgatGCTTCTGATGATGAGAAAACAGATTGTTCACCCTCTCTCCAGGTGGAATTGGAAGCTGTCTCCCCAGGCGAGAATATGGTGGCAACTAATGGAAGCAAACATGCCATCTAA
- the LOC126709301 gene encoding 2,3-bisphosphoglycerate-dependent phosphoglycerate mutase 1-like — MAAAVFHQAIGTPYSSLHHEFRENSLRLNSNSFRLEIGVSRRGCHRSDQRNFCVVQASTSQTSVFDPVSSPSTNNTNNSKKKSNETALILMRHGESLWNEKNLFTGCVDVPLTKKGVEEAIEAGKRISNIPVDMIYTSSLIRAQMTAMLAMTQHRRRKVPIIIHNESEQARTWSEIFSEDTKKQSIPVIAAWQLNERMYGELQGLNKQETADRYGKEQVHEWRRSYDIPPPNGESLEMCAERAVAYFKDQIEPQLLSGKNVMIAAHGNSLRSIIMYLDKLTSQEVISLELSTGIPMLYIFKEGKFIRRGSPVAPTEAGVYAYTRGLAQYRQKLDEMFH, encoded by the exons ATGGCTGCTGCAGTATTTCACCAAGCTATTGGGACTCCTTACTCCAGTCTTCATCACGAGTTTAGGGAAAATTCATTGCGATTGAATTCAAACAGTTTCAGGCTCGAAATTGGAGTGTCAAGAAGAGGATGTCATCGCTCTGACCAGAGGAATTTTTGTGTAGTTCAAGCCTCAACATCTCAAACTTCAGTGTTTGATCCAGTTTCATCCCCCTCAACTAACAACACCAATAACTCCAAGAAGAAATCAA ATGAAACGGCTTTGATTCTGATGCGGCATGGTGAGTCATTATGGAATGAAAAGAACTTGTTCACAGGTTGTGTTGATGTGCCACTAACCAAGAAGGGTGTGGAAGAAGCAATTGAAGCTGGCAAGAGAATCAGCAATATACCTGTTGACATGATCTATACATCTTCACTGATTCGTGCTCAGATGACTGCCATGCTTGCCATGACCCAGCACCGTCGCAGGAAG GTGCCAATAATCATTCATAATGAGAGTGAACAGGCAAGGACATGGAGTGAAATTTTCAGTGAAGATACCAAAAAGCAATCCATTCCAGTCATAGCAGCTTGGCAATTAAATGAAAGAAT GTATGGAGAATTACAGGGCCTCAATAAGCAGGAGACGGCAGATAGATATGGGAAGGAACAAGTTCATGAGTGGCGTCGCAGTTACGATATTCCTCCTCCTAATGGCGAGAGTTTGGAAATGTGTGCTGAAAGAGCTGTTGCATATTTCAAAGATCAA ATTGAACCCCAGCTTCTGTCAGGAAAAAATGTAATGATTGCCGCCCATGGGAATTCATTGAGGTCCATCATTATGTATCTTGACAAATTAACTTCGCAAGAG GTTATCAGTTTAGAACTATCAACTGGAATACCCATGCTTTACATTTTCAAAGAGGGAAAATTCATTAGGAGGGGAAGTCCTGTAGCACCTACTGAGGCAGGAGTTTATGCTTATACTAGG GGTTTAGCTCAATACAGGCAGAAGTTAGATGAGATGTTTCATTAA
- the LOC126709113 gene encoding uncharacterized protein LOC126709113, translating to MGSRGRLLFDLNEPPAEDSESDGVFCFQPQKTLPSVNPNTADLVAASTSTQRIQNNHAFSHASSVSGFQPFIRPKSTDGPEMGAEQKRAGDQNPKSTSLSKSSNDEEMRASSSLVQGSAEAPSVEREEGEWSDAEGSADAFGNNSLSAVTKASQEQGTSEVRDLFASSGPVDNRSSGVKMSQSIKDENSSHASLGLDPDHNDQKVINGRNLDGNVKGELSFDGQEESSLVPKQREVKGIEATHARKFANNLGKRKIDQKREEMLGKKRNRQTMFLNLEDVKQAGPIKTTTPRRQTFPPPITTRTIKEVRNAPPASERIGEKQTQPMMRDQKLADISCNEGGTSLESTEPKSECNGDMNSGLLGRPRRLNSDTDISAEGSLPPIPRQSSWKHPTDLRQPKNFQVSNRKPALISQNSMDPKLGNKKALPPKKQTAISTPYQDTSVERLIREVTNEKFWHRPEDTELQCVPGRFESVEEYVRVFEPLLFEECRAQLYSTWEEVTETVSRDSHVMVRIKNIERRERGWYDVIALPVHECKWTFKEGDVAILSSPRPGAVRAKRSNTSLNDDDGEPEISGRMAGTVRRHIPIDTRDPHGAILHFYVGDSYESNSMVDDEHILRKLQPKGIWYLTVLGSLATTQREYVALHAFRRLNLQMQNAILQPSPEHFPKYEQESPAMPECFTQNFVDHLHRTFNDPQLAAIQWAAMHTAAGTSSGMTKTWPFTLVQGPPGTGKTHTVWGMLNVIHLVQYQHYYTSLLKKLAPESYKQNESNSDNIPMGSIDEVLQNMDQNLFRTLPKLCPKPRMLVCAPSNAATDELLARVLDRGFIDGEMKVYRPDVARVGVDSQTRAAQAVSVERRTEQLLVKSREEVLGWMHQLRGREAQLSQQIASLQRELNAAAAAVRSQGSVGVDPDVLVARDQNRDSLLQNLAAVVEGRDKILVEMSRFLILEGRFRAGSNFNLEEARANLEASFANEAEIVFTTVSSSGRKLFSRLTHGFDMVVIDEAAQASEVAILPPLSLGAARCVLVGDPQQLPATVISKAAGTLLYSRSLFERFQQAGCPTMLLSVQYRMHPQIRDFPSRYFYQGRLSDSESVANLPDEIYYKDSLLKPYVFYDITHGRESHRGGSVSYQNMHEAQFCLRMYEHLQKTLKSLGLGKVSIGIITPYKLQLKCLQREFDDVLNSEEGKDLYINTVDAFQGQERDVIIMSCVRASNHGVGFVADIRRMNVALTRARRALWVMGNANALMQSEDWAALITDAKARNCYLNMDSLPKDFLIPKGPSYTPLPGKVSSNMRGLRSVGQRPRPLDIHAESRSGTPSEDDEKSGASVVSRNGTYRPLKPPMENSLDDFDQLGDKSRDAWQYGILKKQSPAGSMGRRDI from the exons ATGGGTTCTCGAGGAAGGCTTTTATTTGATCTCAATGAACCCCCTGCTGAGGATAGTGAGAGTGATGGCGTATTCTGCTTCCAGCCACAGAAGACACTTCCATCAGTGAATCCCAACACTGCCGATTTGGTTGCTGCATCAACTTCTACCCAACGAATACAAAATAATCATGCCTTTTCACATGCATCATCTGTATCTGGCTTTCAGCCTTTCATACGGCCCAAATCCACTGATGGCCCTGAAATGGGAGCTGAACAGAAAAGGGCTGGGGATCAAAATCCCAAGAGTACCTCATTGTCAAAGTCAAGTAATGATGAGGAGATGAGAGCCTCATCATCATTAGTTCAGGGTTCAGCAGAAGCTCCATCTGTTgaaagagaagaaggagaatGGTCTGATGCTGAGGGCTCTGCTGATGCATTTGGAAACAATAGCTTGAGTGCAGTGACTAAAGCTTCACAAGAGCAAGGGACATCTGAAGTGAGGGATCTTTTTGCTTCTAGTGGACCTGTTGACAATAGATCTTCTGGTGTCAAAATGTCTCAGAGTATCAAGGATGAAAACAGTAGTCATGCTTCTTTAGGATTGGATCCAGATCACAATGATCAGAAAGTCATTAATGGCCGAAATCTAGATGGCAATGTCAAAGGTGAGTTATCCTTTGATGGGCAAGAAGAATCTAGCTTGGTCCCAAAACAAAGAGAAGTTAAAGGTATTGAAGCAACCCATGCACGCAAGTTTGCAAATAATCTTGGAAAGAGGAAGATAGACCAGAAAAGGGAAGAAATGCTAGGCAAGAAACGTAATAGGCAGACCATGTTTCTTAATTTGGAAGATGTCAAACAAGCTGGTCCTATCAAAACTACAACGCCAAGAAGGCAAACCTTTCCACCACCCATTACCACTCGAACAATAAAAGAGGTCCGTAATGCTCCTCCAGCTTCTGAACGTATTGGAGAAAAGCAGACTCAGCCAATGATGAGGGACCAGAAACTAGCTGACATATCATGTAACGAAGGAGGCACTTCTTTGGAATCTACTGAGCCTAAATCTGAATGTAATGGTGATATGAATTCTGGACTACTAGGTAGGCCTAGGAGGCTAAACAGTGACACTGATATTTCTGCAGAGGGATCCCTGCCTCCCATTCCAAGACAGAGTTCATGGAAGCATCCCACTGATTTGAGGCAACCGAAGAATTTTCAGGTGTCCAACAGGAAGCCAGCCCTGATAAGTCAAAACTCCATGGATCCTAAATTGGGAAACAAGAAAGCTCTTCCACCCAAGAAGCAAACTGCTATTAGTACCCCGTATCAGGACACGTCAGTGGAACGCCTTATACGGGAGGTGACCAATGAAAAGTTTTGGCACCGTCCAG AGGACACTGAGCTCCAGTGTGTTCCCGGTCGTTTTGAATCTGTAGAAGAGTATGTTAGAGTATTTGAGCCTTTGCTTTTTGAGGAATGCCGGGCACAGCTTTATAGCACGTGGGAGGAGGTAACTGAAACGGTCTCAAGGGATTCTCATGTGATGGTCCGTATAAAAAACATTGAAAGGCGAGAAAGAG GATGGTATGATGTGATTGCTCTTCCAGTACATGAGTGCAAGTGGACATTTAAGGAGGGTGATGTTGCCATTCTTTCATCACCCAGGCCTGGAGCAG TCAGGGCTAAGCGTAGCAACACCTCAttaaatgatgatgatggggaGCCTGAGATCAGTGGTCGTATGGCTGGTACTGTGAGGCGACACATACCTATTGATACACGTGATCCTCATGGGGCAATCCTCCATTTTTATGTTGGGGACTCATATGAATCTAACAG CATGGTTGATGATGAACATATTCTGAGAAAGCTTCAACCCAAAGGCATCTGGTATCTTACTGTGCTTGGTTCTCTTGCAACAACACAGCGGGAGTATGTTGCGTTGCATGCATTTCGTCGTCTCAATTTGCAG ATGCAAAATGCAATCCTTCAGCCTAGTCCAGAGCACTTCCCAAAATATGAGCAGGAGTCGCCTGCCATGCCCGAATGCTTCACGCAGAACTTTGTTGATCATCTGCATAGGACATTCAATGATCCCCAGTTAGCAGCAATTCAATGGGCTGCGATGCATACAGCTGCTGGTACAAGTAGTGGTATGACAAAGACATGGCCTTTTACTCTTGTTCAAGGACCTCCAGGAACAGGTAAGACACATACGGTGTGGGGAATGCTAAATGTCATCCATCTGGTTCAGTACCAGCACTACTACACTTCTTTGCTTAAGAAACTAGCACCTGAAAGCTATAAACAAAATGAGAGCAATTCTGATAATATTCCTATGGGATCAATTGATGAGGTTCTTCAAAACATGGACCAGAATCTCTTCCGTACCCTTCCAAAACTCTGTCCAAAGCCTAGAATGTTAGTTTGTGCTCCTTCAAATGCGGCAACTGATGAGCTTCTTGCTCGAGTTCTTGATCGTGGATTCATTGATGGTGAGATGAAAGTTTATCGGCCTGATGTGGCTCGAGTTGGGGTTGATTCACAAACCCGTGCTGCCCAGGCAGTTTCTGTTGAGCGCAGAACTGAACAGCTTTTGGTCAAGAGTCGTGAGGAAGTTTTAGGATGGATGCACCAGTTAAGAGGCCGTGAAGCTCAGTTGTCTCAGCAGATAGCTTCTCTTCAAAGAGAACTAaatgctgctgctgctgctgttcgTTCCCAAGGATCTGTTGGTGTTGATCCAGACGTTCTTGTGGCCAGGGACCAGAATCGGGATTCATTGCTGCAGAACCTTGCAGCAGTGGTTGAAGGCAGggataaaattttagttgagaTGTCTCGCTTTCTTATTTTAGAAGGTAGGTTTCGTGCTGGAAGCAACTTCAATTTGGAAGAAGCCCGTGCTAATCTTGAGGCAAGTTTTGCAAATGAGGCTGAGATTGTTTTCACTACTGTCTCCAGCAGTGGTCGCAAGTTATTCTCTCGTCTCACTCACGGTTTTGATATGGTAGTCATTGATGAGGCAGCCCAAGCCAGTGAAGTTGCGATCCTTCCTCCCCTTTCTCTTGGTGCAGCACGGTGTGTTCTTGTTGGGGATCCTCAACAGCTTCCTGCAACAGTAATCAGCAAGGCAGCTGGAACCTTGTTATACAGTAGAAGCCTTTTTGAAAGGTTCCAGCAAGCAGGATGCCCCACAATGTTGTTATCTGTGCAGTATAGGATGCATCCTCAAATTCGGGATTTCCCTTCAAGGTATTTTTACCAAGGACGCCTTAGTGACAGTGAAAGTGTGGCAAATTTACCTGATGAGATTTACTACAAGGACTCTTTACTTAAACCTTATGTATTCTATGATATTACACATGGACGGGAGTCTCACAGAGGTGGATCTGTCTCTTATCAGAACATGCATGAAGCACAGTTTTGTCTTCGCATGTATGAGCATCTCCAGAAAACTTTGAAATCTTTGGGTTTGGGGAAAGTCTCTATTGGCATAATCACTCCGTACAAGCTCCAACTAAAATGCCTTCAGCGTGAATTCGATGATGTCTTAAATTCAGAAGAAGGGAAGGATCTGTATATCAATACCGTAGATGCTTTTCAAGGCCAAGAACGTGATGTCATTATCATGTCTTGTGTGCGTGCATCAAATCATGGAGTTGGCTTTGTTGCAGATATCCGTCGAATGAATGTTGCTCTTACTCGTGCAAGAAGGGCTCTTTGG GTTATGGGGAATGCTAATGCTTTGATGCAATCTGAAGACTGGGCTGCACTGATTACTGATGCCAAGGCTAGGAACTGTTATTTGAACATGGATTCTCTCCCTAAAGATTTCCTTATACCTAAGGGACCTTCCTACACACCATTGCCAGGCAAGGTCTCCTCCAATATGAGAGGTTTGAGATCAGTTGGACAAAGACCTAGACCATTGGATATACACGCGGAGTCCAGGTCAGGAACGCCATCTGAAGATGATGAGAAGTCGGGTGCATCAGTAGTTTCTAGAAATGGGACTTACCGGCCCTTAAAGCCACCGATGGAGAATTCTTTGGATGATTTTGATCAATTGGGTGATAAATCTAGAGATGCCTGGCAATATGGTATACTGAAGAAGCAAAGTCCTGCTGGGTCTATGGGGAGGAGAGATATTTAG